One window of Novosphingobium sp. P6W genomic DNA carries:
- a CDS encoding phage virion morphogenesis protein produces the protein MTDGLAEVERLAGALLRGVSAGQRRILMRKMARDLVISQRQRITAQRQPDGSAFAARKPKSQPVTGRGTACFFYPSGGGEPRRVIMKSFTWGTGRMMTGFDIEVGAIRSFEFDKIVKWLPVPEEHRNGGGSRLRRRGGLRRRAMFRRLATSRFLKTGTDDQGFWVGFSGRISQIADVHQHGLRDKPSLRAKAVAYPKRELLGATPADRERMLDVLYDHIASAG, from the coding sequence ATGACGGACGGCCTTGCCGAGGTCGAACGGCTTGCGGGCGCACTCCTGCGCGGCGTGTCGGCGGGGCAGCGCAGGATTCTGATGCGCAAGATGGCGCGCGATCTTGTGATTAGCCAGCGCCAGCGGATCACGGCGCAGCGTCAGCCGGACGGCTCGGCTTTTGCCGCCCGTAAGCCCAAATCGCAGCCGGTCACCGGCCGAGGCACCGCCTGCTTCTTCTATCCCTCGGGCGGCGGCGAACCGCGCCGCGTCATCATGAAAAGCTTCACTTGGGGCACTGGGCGCATGATGACCGGGTTCGACATCGAGGTCGGGGCGATCCGCTCGTTCGAGTTCGACAAGATCGTGAAGTGGCTCCCTGTCCCTGAAGAACATCGCAACGGCGGCGGAAGCCGGTTGCGCCGCAGGGGCGGTCTGCGCCGCCGCGCGATGTTCCGGCGCTTGGCGACATCGCGGTTCCTCAAGACCGGCACTGATGATCAGGGATTCTGGGTGGGTTTCAGCGGCAGGATTTCCCAGATCGCCGACGTTCATCAGCATGGATTACGCGACAAGCCTTCGCTTCGCGCAAAGGCAGTGGCCTATCCCAAGCGCGAACTGCTGGGTGCAACACCCGCTGACCGAGAACGCATGCTCGACGTCCTGTACGATCACATTGCATCCGCCGGCTAG
- a CDS encoding phage tail protein, translated as MRKADSLRRWLTACVPEFKTHPDRLQIYLESGQIAARQSRTLSFVYQYTLKALVTDFAGDADRLVIPVLAWIEKEQPQLLRKSDSQPFAFEAELLDSETSDIEISIDLTENVVVTSRVDGSGYDAVHPEEPDFKDAFAGVAASFTEVFAGNESLTIGDGE; from the coding sequence ATGCGCAAAGCCGATAGCTTGCGACGCTGGCTGACCGCCTGTGTGCCTGAATTCAAGACCCATCCCGACCGCCTGCAGATCTACCTCGAAAGCGGGCAGATCGCCGCGCGCCAGTCGCGGACCCTGTCGTTCGTCTACCAGTATACGCTCAAGGCGCTGGTGACGGATTTCGCGGGCGATGCCGACCGCCTGGTCATCCCGGTGCTGGCATGGATCGAGAAGGAACAACCGCAGCTGCTGCGCAAGTCCGACAGTCAGCCCTTCGCCTTTGAAGCCGAACTGCTCGACAGCGAGACCTCGGACATCGAAATCTCGATCGACCTGACTGAAAATGTCGTGGTCACCTCACGCGTAGATGGAAGCGGCTACGATGCGGTCCACCCGGAGGAGCCCGATTTCAAGGATGCCTTCGCTGGTGTCGCCGCCAGCTTCACTGAGGTGTTCGCTGGCAACGAATCGTTGACGATCGGGGATGGCGAATGA
- a CDS encoding glycoside hydrolase family 108 protein — protein sequence MSVMTTVKNKSRQIGAAALTIIGAAIALEGGYVNHKADPGGETNMGITVQVARENGYTGPMRTLPRNVAESIYYDRYLVAPGLAPLIVVDAAVTEELFDTTVNMGPARPSRWFQQAINAQCGTKLTVDGQIGPGTRKAFADCQKSRGATTLCLGTLTMLDVYQRAEYDRLVRVNSTLKAFHKGWIAHRIGNVDRRKCGMPA from the coding sequence ATGTCTGTCATGACCACCGTCAAAAACAAGTCGCGCCAGATCGGCGCCGCCGCGCTCACGATCATCGGCGCCGCGATCGCGCTCGAAGGCGGCTATGTGAACCACAAGGCCGACCCCGGCGGCGAAACCAATATGGGCATCACTGTGCAGGTCGCGCGCGAGAACGGCTACACCGGGCCGATGCGCACGCTGCCCCGCAATGTCGCGGAAAGCATCTATTACGATCGCTACCTCGTTGCGCCCGGCCTCGCCCCGCTTATCGTGGTGGACGCGGCAGTCACCGAGGAGCTGTTCGACACGACGGTGAACATGGGGCCCGCTCGGCCTTCTCGCTGGTTCCAGCAGGCGATCAACGCCCAGTGCGGCACGAAGCTTACTGTTGACGGTCAGATTGGACCCGGTACCCGAAAGGCGTTTGCCGACTGTCAGAAGTCGCGCGGCGCAACTACGCTGTGCCTCGGCACGCTGACCATGCTCGATGTCTATCAGCGCGCCGAGTATGACCGCCTTGTTCGGGTCAACAGCACCCTGAAAGCATTCCACAAGGGCTGGATCGCCCACCGGATCGGCAACGTCGACCGCCGGAAATGCGGCATGCCAGCGTGA
- a CDS encoding tail protein X, whose protein sequence is MAAAQTLTAKQGDKLSLLIWRDAGLGPSDLARVLNANPGLADLGTILPLGTVVIIPATAEPNGSAARVLPLIQLWS, encoded by the coding sequence ATGGCGGCCGCCCAGACCTTGACCGCGAAGCAGGGCGACAAGCTGTCGCTGTTGATCTGGCGCGATGCTGGTCTCGGGCCGTCCGATCTCGCCCGCGTGCTGAATGCCAATCCCGGCCTCGCCGACCTCGGCACCATTCTCCCGCTCGGCACGGTGGTCATCATCCCCGCCACCGCCGAGCCCAACGGCAGCGCCGCCCGCGTATTGCCGCTCATTCAACTTTGGAGCTGA
- a CDS encoding head completion/stabilization protein translates to MSFVSLPPAAEVEQLPEAETPIVNDGFFPDIDPAAVRESARIPTSITPARLRAAILGAIMRVEPDLRAFAADCVTAGSATLAAVPAPQLDGQSVQLIRYARAVALYTKAELIERHRDFDTTAAGGGQADELTPSVDDLRRDAQHAVRDIVGRSRTTVELI, encoded by the coding sequence ATGTCCTTCGTCTCCCTCCCCCCGGCCGCCGAGGTCGAGCAGCTACCGGAGGCCGAGACGCCGATCGTCAACGACGGCTTCTTCCCCGACATCGATCCCGCTGCAGTGCGCGAATCCGCACGTATCCCGACCAGCATTACGCCTGCGCGCCTGCGCGCGGCGATCCTCGGCGCGATCATGCGCGTGGAGCCGGACCTCCGGGCGTTTGCCGCGGATTGCGTTACCGCCGGCAGCGCAACGCTTGCGGCCGTGCCTGCGCCCCAGTTGGACGGCCAAAGTGTGCAGCTGATCCGCTACGCACGCGCCGTTGCCCTCTACACCAAAGCCGAACTGATCGAGCGCCACCGCGACTTCGACACGACGGCCGCCGGCGGCGGCCAAGCGGACGAACTGACGCCCTCGGTCGATGATCTGCGCCGCGATGCGCAGCATGCCGTCCGCGACATCGTTGGCCGCTCGCGCACCACCGTGGAACTCATCTGA
- the gpM gene encoding phage terminase small subunit — MSLARRKRDRILAAQTISAAAAPVRRAALAPAAAILVAAGANTASPAERAAREIALRLTHDLRRLKEIRSIDKKIAAKREMLPEYKAWVDGVLSAAAGVGTGLAADVVPTYMVWLLDTGDYMPALDVAEFLLRHRVEMPARYARDVPTIIVELIADAAAKAQNASQSFDPAVLDTADNLTAGLDIHDQVRAKLHKAIGIEQLRKAEDMPAVDSRIVLESALFHLRDAQRLNDRVGVKDRVKRAEKLLAAVVPIATEANTEQGGTAA, encoded by the coding sequence ATGAGCCTCGCTCGTCGTAAGCGTGATCGCATCCTCGCTGCCCAGACCATCAGCGCAGCGGCTGCACCTGTCCGTAGGGCGGCCCTCGCCCCCGCTGCCGCCATTCTCGTGGCAGCGGGGGCGAATACCGCTTCTCCAGCGGAGCGCGCTGCCCGCGAGATTGCCTTGCGCCTCACGCATGATCTGCGCCGTCTCAAGGAAATCCGCTCGATCGACAAGAAGATCGCGGCGAAGCGCGAGATGCTTCCCGAGTACAAGGCTTGGGTGGACGGCGTCCTGAGCGCCGCCGCTGGCGTCGGCACTGGCCTCGCAGCCGACGTGGTCCCCACGTACATGGTCTGGCTCCTGGACACCGGCGACTACATGCCAGCGCTCGACGTCGCCGAATTCCTGCTCCGTCACCGTGTTGAGATGCCCGCTCGGTACGCGCGCGACGTTCCGACAATCATCGTCGAATTGATCGCGGATGCTGCCGCCAAGGCCCAGAATGCAAGCCAGTCGTTCGATCCGGCTGTGCTCGATACGGCCGACAACCTGACGGCGGGGCTCGACATCCACGACCAGGTGCGCGCCAAGCTGCATAAGGCGATCGGCATCGAACAGCTGCGCAAAGCCGAGGACATGCCTGCGGTAGATAGCCGCATCGTCCTGGAAAGTGCCCTCTTTCACCTTCGTGACGCTCAGCGCCTCAACGACCGCGTCGGCGTGAAGGACCGCGTCAAGCGGGCCGAAAAACTGCTGGCTGCCGTCGTGCCGATCGCAACCGAAGCCAACACCGAACAGGGCGGCACCGCCGCCTGA
- a CDS encoding phage major capsid protein, P2 family — protein MRNDTRLLFNDYVGQIASLNGIGDATVQFSVAPVVEQKLEEKIQESSDFLGQISVIGVPAQSGQKVGVAVTRPLAGRTNTKAGNRRTPGDPTDTTDNGKYFCHQTNFDHAIPYAKLDAWRHKPEFQTLLRDVIVKQQGRDRIMIGFNGVEAADDTDRASSPLLQDVNEGWLYKIRVFGASRVLDDGELSTYVPAAGNNPATGTKAIYVAAGVEVVDGDATNADDAEADYANLDALAFDALDLLDPWNRSDTDLVVIVGWKLVKDKYLNLLQAAGDTATEREAAHRILTLPKQLAGKRAIIVPFFPEDALLITSLDNLAIYWQEETRRRQVKDEPALDQIENYESVNEAYVVEDYGRCALVENIVMGKKPA, from the coding sequence ATGCGCAATGACACCCGCCTGCTGTTCAATGACTACGTCGGCCAGATCGCCAGCCTCAACGGCATCGGCGATGCCACCGTCCAGTTCAGCGTAGCTCCCGTCGTCGAGCAGAAGCTCGAAGAGAAGATCCAGGAGTCGAGCGACTTCCTCGGCCAGATCAGCGTCATCGGTGTGCCTGCCCAGTCGGGCCAGAAGGTCGGCGTGGCCGTCACCCGCCCGCTTGCCGGCCGCACCAACACCAAAGCCGGCAACCGCCGCACGCCCGGCGATCCGACCGATACCACGGACAACGGCAAGTACTTCTGCCACCAGACCAACTTCGACCATGCGATCCCATATGCGAAGCTGGACGCCTGGCGCCACAAGCCCGAGTTCCAGACGCTGCTGCGCGACGTGATCGTCAAGCAGCAGGGCCGCGACCGCATCATGATCGGCTTCAACGGCGTGGAAGCGGCCGACGACACCGATCGCGCGTCGAGCCCGCTCCTGCAGGACGTCAACGAAGGCTGGCTGTACAAAATCCGCGTCTTCGGTGCTTCGCGCGTCCTCGACGACGGCGAACTGAGCACCTACGTCCCGGCCGCCGGCAACAACCCCGCGACCGGCACCAAGGCCATCTACGTCGCCGCCGGCGTCGAAGTCGTCGACGGCGATGCCACAAATGCCGACGATGCCGAGGCCGATTACGCGAATCTCGATGCGCTGGCGTTCGACGCGCTGGACCTCCTCGATCCGTGGAACCGCAGCGATACCGATCTCGTCGTCATCGTCGGTTGGAAGCTGGTCAAGGACAAGTACCTGAACCTGCTGCAGGCCGCCGGCGACACCGCAACCGAACGCGAGGCGGCGCACCGCATCCTGACCCTGCCCAAGCAGCTGGCAGGCAAGCGCGCCATCATCGTGCCATTCTTCCCTGAAGACGCGCTGCTGATCACCAGCCTCGATAACCTTGCGATCTATTGGCAGGAAGAAACCCGCCGCCGCCAGGTCAAGGACGAGCCCGCGCTCGACCAGATCGAAAACTACGAGTCCGTCAACGAGGCCTACGTGGTCGAAGACTACGGCCGCTGCGCGCTCGTCGAGAACATCGTCATGGGCAAGAAGCCCGCCTGA
- a CDS encoding GPO family capsid scaffolding protein — protein sequence MAKSKFFRVFVEGFTASDGRKIEASWIDDIVATFNADTYSPRINIEHIKGYSPEPPFNGYGDVVAVKAQTDELVIGGQSKRCRALYAQVEPNDQLLAMRAKGQKPYPSVEISPDFAGTGKVGLVGLGLTDNPASLGTEAFNFSAFKPMFDARKTSPANLFSEAFEPIEIELEDTPADAASIAEATKSGMLAAFATFFKGDKPKEQPAQQTPAPANDNVFDMDRFATILSEQVTAATKPANEGLAALRADFNVLKAKLESTEQVPPLTFKRSPATGGTGKVATDC from the coding sequence ATGGCCAAGAGCAAGTTTTTCCGCGTCTTCGTCGAAGGCTTCACCGCGAGCGACGGCCGCAAGATCGAGGCGTCGTGGATCGACGACATCGTCGCCACCTTCAACGCGGACACCTACAGCCCGCGCATCAACATCGAGCACATCAAGGGCTACAGCCCCGAGCCGCCGTTCAACGGTTATGGCGATGTCGTCGCAGTGAAAGCGCAGACCGACGAACTGGTGATTGGCGGCCAGTCCAAGCGCTGCCGCGCCCTTTACGCGCAGGTTGAGCCTAACGATCAGCTGCTCGCCATGCGCGCCAAGGGCCAGAAGCCCTATCCCTCAGTCGAGATTTCGCCCGACTTCGCCGGCACCGGCAAGGTCGGCCTAGTCGGCCTCGGCCTGACCGACAATCCCGCATCGCTCGGCACAGAGGCGTTCAACTTCTCCGCATTCAAGCCGATGTTCGACGCGCGCAAAACCTCACCAGCCAACTTGTTTTCTGAGGCATTCGAACCGATCGAGATCGAGCTTGAAGACACCCCGGCAGATGCGGCCTCGATAGCCGAAGCTACGAAATCAGGCATGCTCGCGGCGTTCGCCACCTTCTTCAAGGGTGACAAGCCCAAGGAACAGCCGGCCCAGCAGACGCCTGCCCCGGCGAACGACAATGTCTTCGACATGGACCGGTTCGCTACCATCCTGAGCGAGCAGGTGACTGCCGCCACGAAGCCCGCGAACGAAGGCCTCGCGGCACTGCGCGCGGATTTCAACGTGCTGAAAGCGAAGCTCGAAAGCACCGAACAGGTCCCCCCGCTTACCTTCAAGCGCAGTCCCGCCACCGGCGGCACCGGCAAGGTCGCAACCGACTGCTGA
- a CDS encoding terminase large subunit domain-containing protein: MTGPFLPQPGAPATAWQFDPRRHARSLYWRGWGISQIADEFALHGVVGDKGTAIPRATIESWKQRDSWDDAPSIRKIEDGLEIRLLTLIAKEKKTSGDLVEMEALSRQIESLARVRRYEEPGGHSGDLNEKVGNRNAGPRKKPKKNHFTADQAAELKRIFIEGLYDYQLTWWNALSQRTRMILKSRQIGATYYFAFEALIDVIETGRNQIFLSASKAQAHQFRSYIVSFAKLVGVSLTGDPMLITSDLRPAEEAAAEMHFLGTNFRTAQGRHGNFYFDEFFWVHSFEELNKVASGMATHKKWRKTYFSTPSTVAHPAYPYWTGERRNRRRKKEDRVEIDVSHAALGAKGGVGPDRIWRHIVNIEDAEAGGCDLFDIEELRDEYAPDEFANLFMCDFVDDTLSAFKFNDMIACGCDSLVDWTDFDIEGARPYGNRPVWAGYDPQSSENGDNAALVIAAPPLVEGGQFRILERHQLRGLDFQQQAEFIIAVLSRYNCTYLGVDAQGVGAGVYQLLAKIGAMPGCSVAKIEYSLEIKAQMIMKAQNVIRRGRLAFESSYLDIVSAFVSIKKTLTTSGRNVTFKAGRGGADGHADLAWAAMHILMNEPLDGKEKPKGAMEIIE, from the coding sequence ATGACTGGCCCATTCCTCCCCCAGCCCGGCGCACCCGCCACCGCATGGCAGTTCGATCCGCGCCGCCATGCGCGCAGCCTGTACTGGCGCGGGTGGGGCATCAGTCAGATCGCCGACGAATTCGCGCTGCACGGTGTAGTGGGCGACAAGGGCACGGCGATACCGCGCGCGACGATCGAATCGTGGAAGCAGCGCGATAGCTGGGACGACGCGCCTTCGATCCGTAAGATTGAGGACGGGCTGGAAATCCGGCTGCTGACCCTGATCGCGAAGGAGAAGAAGACCAGCGGCGATCTGGTTGAGATGGAGGCACTGAGCCGGCAGATCGAGAGCCTGGCGCGCGTTCGTCGCTACGAAGAGCCCGGTGGCCATTCCGGTGACCTCAACGAAAAGGTCGGCAACCGTAACGCAGGGCCGCGTAAAAAGCCCAAAAAGAACCACTTCACCGCCGACCAAGCGGCCGAACTCAAACGCATCTTCATTGAGGGGCTCTACGATTACCAGCTGACGTGGTGGAACGCGCTGAGCCAGCGCACCCGCATGATCCTGAAATCGCGACAGATCGGCGCGACCTACTATTTCGCGTTCGAGGCGCTGATCGACGTGATCGAGACTGGCCGGAACCAGATATTCCTGTCGGCCTCCAAGGCGCAGGCCCACCAGTTCCGGTCCTACATCGTCAGCTTCGCCAAGCTGGTCGGGGTTTCGCTGACCGGCGACCCGATGCTGATTACGTCCGATCTGCGCCCGGCCGAGGAAGCGGCGGCCGAGATGCATTTCCTCGGGACGAACTTCCGCACCGCGCAGGGTCGGCACGGCAATTTCTACTTTGACGAGTTCTTTTGGGTCCACTCGTTCGAGGAGCTTAACAAGGTCGCCTCGGGCATGGCGACCCACAAAAAGTGGCGCAAAACCTACTTCTCGACGCCGTCGACCGTGGCGCACCCGGCCTATCCTTACTGGACGGGCGAACGGCGCAACCGCCGGCGCAAGAAGGAAGACCGCGTCGAAATCGACGTCAGCCATGCCGCGCTGGGCGCGAAGGGCGGCGTCGGTCCCGATCGCATCTGGCGCCACATCGTCAATATCGAAGACGCCGAAGCCGGCGGCTGCGACCTCTTTGACATCGAGGAACTGCGCGACGAGTACGCGCCGGACGAATTCGCCAACCTGTTCATGTGCGATTTCGTCGACGACACGCTGTCGGCGTTCAAGTTCAACGACATGATCGCCTGCGGCTGCGACAGCCTGGTCGATTGGACCGATTTCGATATCGAGGGGGCCCGGCCATATGGCAATCGCCCGGTCTGGGCGGGCTACGATCCGCAGTCGAGCGAGAATGGCGATAACGCCGCGCTGGTGATCGCGGCGCCGCCGCTGGTGGAGGGCGGCCAGTTCCGCATCCTTGAGCGCCACCAGCTGCGCGGGCTCGACTTCCAGCAGCAGGCCGAGTTCATCATTGCGGTGCTCAGCCGGTACAACTGCACGTACCTTGGCGTCGATGCGCAGGGCGTCGGCGCCGGCGTCTACCAGCTGCTCGCAAAGATCGGTGCGATGCCGGGGTGTTCGGTAGCCAAGATCGAATACTCGCTGGAGATCAAGGCGCAGATGATCATGAAGGCGCAGAACGTGATCCGCCGGGGACGCCTGGCTTTCGAAAGCAGCTATCTCGACATCGTCTCCGCTTTTGTCTCGATCAAGAAGACGCTCACCACCAGCGGCCGAAACGTAACCTTCAAGGCGGGGCGCGGCGGCGCCGACGGCCATGCCGACCTCGCCTGGGCGGCTATGCACATCCTTATGAATGAACCGCTCGACGGCAAGGAAAAGCCAAAGGGCGCGATGGAGATTATCGAATGA
- a CDS encoding phage portal protein — translation MSKRSRTRRMNRQESAEASNGAIVPANDNRSRAIEAFTFGEPEPVNSRATMLDMMECWHNQRWYEPPISLDGLSRSFRASPHHSSAIILKRNMLAASLDPTPLLSRKAFAGLVQDYLVLGNAYVQEIRNRLGGILRLDHCLAKYTRRGVAPGQFWWVPGYKNEVEFEAGTIHQLMAPDINQEIYGLPEYLSALQSALLNENATLFRRKYYENGSHAGYILHATGEFADGDVDAIRDALKRSKGPGNFRNLFVHAPNGKENSIKLLPISQVGANDEFLGIKNTTRDDVLAAHRVPPQLLGIIPANAGGFGDPAKALDGFHELEIEPLQSVFLELNDALGVQAVKFRERANASG, via the coding sequence ATGAGCAAGCGCAGCCGCACGCGCCGGATGAACCGTCAGGAATCTGCCGAGGCGTCGAATGGCGCGATCGTCCCCGCCAACGACAACCGAAGCCGCGCGATCGAGGCGTTCACCTTCGGTGAGCCCGAGCCGGTCAACAGCCGGGCGACCATGCTCGATATGATGGAATGCTGGCACAACCAGCGCTGGTATGAGCCGCCCATCTCGCTGGATGGCCTGTCGCGGTCGTTCCGGGCATCGCCGCACCATTCGAGCGCGATCATCCTGAAGCGCAACATGCTGGCCGCCAGCCTCGATCCGACGCCGCTGCTGTCGCGCAAGGCGTTCGCTGGGCTGGTGCAGGACTACCTCGTCCTGGGCAACGCCTATGTGCAGGAGATCCGCAACCGCCTGGGCGGGATTCTCCGACTGGATCACTGCCTGGCGAAATACACCCGGCGCGGCGTGGCGCCGGGGCAGTTCTGGTGGGTGCCGGGGTATAAGAACGAGGTCGAATTCGAGGCCGGCACAATCCACCAGTTGATGGCGCCGGACATCAATCAGGAAATCTATGGCCTGCCCGAGTATCTGTCGGCCCTGCAGTCTGCTTTGCTGAACGAGAACGCGACCCTGTTTCGCCGCAAATATTACGAGAACGGCAGCCACGCGGGCTACATCCTCCATGCCACGGGCGAGTTCGCGGACGGCGATGTCGATGCCATACGCGATGCGCTGAAGCGCTCGAAGGGACCGGGCAACTTCCGCAACCTGTTCGTCCATGCACCCAATGGGAAGGAGAACAGCATCAAACTGCTGCCGATCTCGCAGGTCGGCGCAAATGACGAATTCCTGGGCATCAAGAACACGACACGCGACGATGTCCTGGCCGCCCACCGGGTGCCGCCGCAGCTACTGGGGATCATCCCGGCAAATGCTGGCGGTTTTGGCGATCCGGCCAAAGCATTGGATGGCTTTCACGAACTGGAGATCGAGCCGCTGCAGTCCGTATTCCTCGAACTAAATGATGCGCTGGGCGTCCAAGCCGTGAAATTTCGGGAGCGGGCGAACGCTTCGGGCTAA
- a CDS encoding TonB-dependent siderophore receptor translates to MSVSRLRNSSAKIAPAYLALSCVGFAASPAMAQDAAADAAPPSLGGVTVSDTAIDESGYKVDEAASPKYTAPLLNTAKTVIVVPSQVIRESGSSTFADALRTVPGITFGAGEGGNPQGDRPFIRGFDAQGSTYIDGVRSVGGQSREIFAIEQIEVVKGGDSTMGGRGSAGGSLNLVSKMPHLGTSILGDFSYGSDDYKRATVDANYQVSDTAAIRVNGMWHDADVAGRDVVNYNRWGISPSAALGLGTSTRAFINYYHLQSDDMPDPGIPFERPGNATYVKTADQLKIGPADVDRDTFYGLKNRDFRKTNVDELFLRAEHDLSDRIKLRATAKYANVKQSYIITQPDDSQGNVVNGLVWRRANTRWSNVDSMVGQMDLSGKFDTGGIEHSFSVGAEASWEQSKRGTFNVNTNTSTAASARCSVANQAAYNCTSLTNPNANDPWQNIQTNGTIVPVARNAISAKTEATTYAIYALDTISITDQLLVNLGIRQDWYKTVQTTIPATAAAPVLEKKDNFLNYQAGLIFKPMSNGSIYVSYAKSTTPPGSLVGEGQEGNAIALTTLNDLKAESTKSYEVGTKWSFMDDAFGLSLAAFRTETKNARTTGANGLLEYVGERRIQGFEVGFNGKPLPFWSVFGGYTYMDSEITSIGTNVTPLTAFGLGKPFPNTPKHSFTAWTTFDIAERFQIGGGAIYNSKQYAGFGNVVFADRSNNTVVRSIDGYWRFDATASATLTDNVSVRVNVQNLTNKKYYDRTYSTHFATVAPGRSAFATLSLKY, encoded by the coding sequence GTGTCTGTTTCACGTCTTCGTAATTCTTCGGCCAAAATCGCGCCGGCTTATCTGGCGCTTTCCTGCGTCGGTTTCGCGGCCTCGCCGGCCATGGCGCAGGATGCTGCCGCCGACGCGGCCCCGCCCAGCCTGGGCGGCGTGACCGTTTCCGATACCGCGATCGACGAATCCGGCTACAAGGTCGATGAGGCCGCTTCGCCCAAGTACACAGCTCCGCTGCTCAACACTGCCAAGACCGTGATTGTCGTCCCCTCGCAGGTTATCCGCGAGAGCGGTTCGAGCACTTTCGCCGACGCGCTGCGCACCGTACCGGGCATCACCTTCGGCGCGGGTGAAGGCGGCAACCCGCAGGGCGATCGCCCTTTCATCCGTGGTTTCGACGCACAGGGCAGCACTTATATCGACGGTGTTCGCAGCGTCGGCGGCCAGTCGCGCGAGATTTTCGCGATCGAGCAGATCGAAGTCGTCAAGGGCGGCGATTCGACCATGGGCGGACGCGGCAGCGCCGGCGGCAGCCTCAACCTCGTCAGCAAGATGCCGCACCTGGGCACCAGCATCCTTGGTGATTTCAGCTACGGCAGCGACGACTACAAGCGCGCTACCGTCGATGCCAACTACCAGGTGAGCGACACCGCCGCGATCCGCGTCAACGGCATGTGGCACGACGCCGATGTCGCCGGACGCGATGTGGTGAACTACAACCGTTGGGGCATCTCGCCCTCGGCGGCGCTGGGCCTGGGCACTTCGACCCGCGCCTTCATCAACTATTACCACCTGCAGAGCGACGACATGCCCGATCCGGGCATCCCGTTCGAACGTCCCGGCAACGCCACTTATGTGAAGACCGCTGACCAGTTGAAGATCGGCCCCGCCGACGTGGACCGCGACACCTTCTACGGTCTCAAGAACCGCGACTTCCGCAAGACCAATGTCGACGAACTGTTCCTGCGCGCCGAGCATGACCTGTCCGACCGCATCAAGCTGCGCGCGACGGCCAAGTACGCTAACGTCAAGCAGTCCTACATCATCACCCAGCCCGACGACAGTCAGGGCAACGTGGTCAACGGCTTGGTCTGGCGCCGTGCGAACACGCGCTGGAGCAATGTCGATTCCATGGTCGGGCAGATGGACCTGTCAGGCAAGTTCGACACCGGCGGCATCGAGCACTCGTTCTCGGTCGGCGCCGAGGCGAGCTGGGAACAGTCCAAGCGCGGCACGTTCAATGTGAACACCAACACCAGCACCGCAGCTTCGGCGCGCTGCAGCGTGGCCAACCAAGCGGCCTACAACTGCACCAGCCTGACCAACCCGAACGCCAATGACCCCTGGCAGAACATCCAGACCAACGGCACCATCGTCCCCGTTGCCCGCAACGCGATCAGCGCCAAGACCGAAGCCACCACGTATGCGATCTACGCCCTCGACACGATCAGCATCACCGATCAGCTGCTGGTGAACCTGGGCATCCGTCAGGACTGGTACAAGACGGTCCAGACCACGATCCCGGCCACGGCTGCAGCGCCGGTGCTGGAAAAGAAGGACAACTTCCTGAACTATCAGGCCGGCCTGATCTTCAAGCCGATGTCCAACGGCAGCATCTATGTGTCCTACGCAAAGTCGACCACCCCTCCCGGCAGCCTTGTCGGCGAAGGTCAGGAAGGCAACGCGATCGCCCTGACGACGCTGAACGATCTCAAGGCCGAGAGCACCAAGTCCTATGAAGTCGGCACTAAGTGGTCGTTCATGGACGACGCCTTCGGCCTGAGCCTGGCGGCATTCCGCACCGAGACCAAGAACGCCCGCACCACTGGCGCAAACGGTCTGCTGGAATACGTCGGCGAACGGCGCATCCAGGGCTTCGAGGTCGGCTTCAATGGCAAGCCGCTTCCGTTCTGGAGCGTCTTCGGCGGCTATACCTACATGGACTCCGAGATCACCAGCATTGGCACCAATGTCACGCCGCTCACCGCCTTCGGTCTCGGCAAGCCGTTCCCCAACACGCCCAAGCACAGCTTTACCGCGTGGACCACGTTCGACATCGCCGAGCGTTTCCAGATCGGCGGCGGCGCGATCTACAACTCGAAGCAGTACGCGGGCTTCGGCAACGTCGTGTTCGCCGATCGTTCGAATAACACCGTCGTCCGCTCCATCGATGGCTACTGGCGCTTCGACGCGACGGCTTCGGCTACGCTCACCGACAACGTATCGGTGCGGGTGAACGTGCAGAACCTGACCAACAAGAAGTACTACGACCGCACGTACTCGACGCATTTCGCGACCGTGGCGCCGGGCCGCTCGGCCTTCGCGACGCTTTCGCTGAAGTACTGA